The Acidobacteriota bacterium genome contains the following window.
AAGCAGTCTGATCGGGCAACTCGACTTCCAAAGTGTGCATAGCGCTACTCTACCGTACCGCGCCGACGCGTTCAACGTACGAGCCACTATGAATTCTCGATCTTGGCAGACAACATCTTCGCGACTTCGGGCGGCAGGCCAGTCGGATCAACCAACATATCGTAGAGCTTCAACCAGTGCGTGTGCGCAAGCTGATGCAACGCGAACGAAGTCTGCATTGCTTGCACGCGACCCTGCGCGTCTTCAGCTACATTCACTGCCTCTTTTGTCAGCTTGAGAGCAAAGAGCGATTTCGTTGTGATCTTCCTGGCCATCTCAATTGCGGCGTCTTGGAGCTTGTCGCGCGGAACGATCTGGTTGACCATACCGAGTTGTTTCGCCTCCGCTGCCGAAAACCAATCCGAAGTGAACAGCAGCTCTTTAGCTTTCCGCGCGCCCAGTTCCCAGGGGTGAGCGAAGAACTCGACGCCGCCGATGCCGAAGCTGACAACCGGATCGCAAAACTGCGCGTCGTCACTGGCGATGATGATGTCACACGGCCAGATCAACATGAGACCGCCGGCAACTACCTTGCCCTGGACCGCCGCGATAGTTGGCTTGGGAATGTTGCGCCAACGTTCGCAGAAGCCGAGGTAGATCTCCTTCTCGCGCGCCATCTGGGCTTCAGCGCCGGCACAGGTGAAGCCGCACCAGGTGCCAACTGTGCCGAATTCAGACATCTTCTGATAAGAGTCCCGTTCACGGAGATCATGGCCCGAAGAAAAATGCGGCCCGTTCGCCGCGATGATAATGACTTTGATGTTGTCGTCCTGCGCGGCAATATCGAAGGCGTCGTTCAGCTCGTAGAGCATTCTGGTGTCTTGAGAGTTTCGGGTTTCGGGTCGGTTCAACACGATACGAGCGATGTGCTCGGCTGGGTTCTCATACAGGATGGTCTCGAAATCGGTCATAGAGCCTCCAAAATCTCACTAGAGTCGAGAGCATGGTTCATCTATTGCTCCGTTCTTAACAGCGTCTTCGATCAAATTCAGCTCAATGATTGATCACGCTACCGATTTGCACGTCAATCGTCAATGGGGTCCTCCTACGCGCGGGTTGATGCCACCAGTGGCGTCCTGATTGAAAGCAAGAACCTTTAGGATTAAACTGGGCCAGCTTCTGGACCCTGAGGAAGGCTGATGGTCTCAGAGACAATCTCGCATTACCGGATCATTAAGACAATCGGCGCAGGCGGGATGGGCGAAGTCTATCTCGCCGACGACACAAGGCTGCGCCGTAAGGTAGCCCTTAAACTCTTGTCCTCTGATGTAACTCAAAAGCCAAATCTCTTGCACCGCTTCGAGCAAGAAGCTCAAGCCGCATCAGCACTCAATCATCCAAACATCCTGACAATCTATGAGTTTGGCGAAGAGAAGGGCACGCACTTCATCGCTACGGAATTCGTAGATGGCGAGACGCTGCACAAGAGAATAGCTCGCTCTCAGATGAGCATTCGCGAGGTGCTGGATGTAGCTGTGCAGACAGCCAGTGCATTAGCGGCAGCGCACGCAGCAGGAATAATCCATCGCGACATCAAGCCGGAAAACATAATGCTGCGATCTGATGGCTACGTGAAGGTGTTGGATTTCGGGTTGGCTAAGCTAATGCAGCGGGAGAAAGTGACGACGACAGAAACCGAAGTCCCGACGATGATGAACACAGCGCCCGGCCTGGTGCTCGGCACCGTCTGTTACATGTCACCAGAGCAAGCCAGCGGTCTTATGGATGTGGATGGGCGCTCTGACATCTGGAGTCTCGGCGTGGTGATCTATGAGATGCTCGCGGGCCGTGTGCCATTTGGATTTGAGGGGGCCACACCCACTCAAGTCATCTCACTTATTATCCAAAAGCAGGCCCCGCCGGTCAGTCAGTTCGCACCTGTGGTCCCCGAAGAGCTGAGTGGGATAGTCATGAAAGCTCTCGAGAACAAGAAAGAGGATCGTTACCAGAGGGCGGAGGATATGCTGGGCGATTTGCGGCGTCTGAGTAGGCAATTAGAGCGCGACTCCGAAGACGGGCTGACGGTGACGCTAGACTCAGCCGGCCGCGGAACGTCTCCGCAGCGTAGCGTGCCCACTCAGTCCGCAGCATCGCAGCATTCAAGCGCACTGATGATGCTATCGGATGTGATTCGCCGGCCACGTCTCTCGGTCGGCTCTTCTATTCTTGCTATAACGGTGACGGGACTGATCGTCTGGGCTGCCCTGTACTGGTGGCGACCTTCCCCGCATCAACCAACGGCTGAAGCGCGTTTCTGGTATGAGAAGGGAGAGCACGCGTTACGAGACGGCACCTACTATCAGGCGAGCAAGGCGCTTGAGCGAGCCGTCGAGCTGGATGACAAATTCGCACTCGCACACGCGCGATTGGCCGACGCATACGC
Protein-coding sequences here:
- a CDS encoding enoyl-CoA hydratase; this translates as MTDFETILYENPAEHIARIVLNRPETRNSQDTRMLYELNDAFDIAAQDDNIKVIIIAANGPHFSSGHDLRERDSYQKMSEFGTVGTWCGFTCAGAEAQMAREKEIYLGFCERWRNIPKPTIAAVQGKVVAGGLMLIWPCDIIIASDDAQFCDPVVSFGIGGVEFFAHPWELGARKAKELLFTSDWFSAAEAKQLGMVNQIVPRDKLQDAAIEMARKITTKSLFALKLTKEAVNVAEDAQGRVQAMQTSFALHQLAHTHWLKLYDMLVDPTGLPPEVAKMLSAKIENS